From Anopheles darlingi chromosome 2, idAnoDarlMG_H_01, whole genome shotgun sequence, the proteins below share one genomic window:
- the LOC125949561 gene encoding ras-like protein family member 10B, which produces MQGPLKVAFLGASGVGRTSILQQFFKHDFPKQHLRTTKRTVYRSCLVCDTCIRELMVLDVPPQKYFPVDNLAEWNNGHPLGLRTVHTYVLVYDMGNLETFQYCRNMRDQILESFNHRDFKIMVVGNKFDRASNPHTQELKDISTLVRKHWRCGYVECSAKYNFKIGDIFKELMGYPVGGTAPKLEFSQSIRSKNRCTIL; this is translated from the exons ATGCAAGGCCCCCTTAAGGTTGCGTTTCTGGGGGCCTCCGGCGTTGGGCGCACCAGCATTCTTCAG CAATTCTTCAAGCACGACTTCCCGAAGCAGCACCTTCGCACGACAAAGCGAACCGTCTACCGCAGTTGTCTTGTCTGTGATACCTGCATACGGGAGCTGATGGTGTTGGATGTGCCTCCGCAGAAGTACTTCCCGGTAGATAATCTGGCCGAGTGGAACAACGGGCACCCGCTAGGGCTTCGTACCGTGCATACGTACGTGCTGGTGTACGACATGGGGAATCTGGAGACCTTCCAG TATTGTCGCAACATGCGTGATCAGATATTAGAAAGTTTCAATCATCGTGATTTTAAGATTATGGTTGTGGGTAACAAATTCGATAGGGCCTCTAATCCTCATACTCAG GAACTAAAGGACATCTCCACCCTGGTCCGGAAGCACTGGCGTTGTGGTTATGTTGAGTGTTCAGCAAA ATACAACTTCAAGATCGGTGATATTTTCAAAGAATTGATGGGATACCCGGTGGGCGGTACCGCACCGAAGCTGGAGTTTTCGCAATCCATTAGGTCCAAAAATCGCTGCACAATCCTCTAG